From a single Micromonospora sp. WMMD1102 genomic region:
- a CDS encoding TIGR03085 family metal-binding protein, with the protein MPRYADTERQSLADLLLTVGPDAPTIIPEWAARDLAAHLVTRERRPDAAAGLLLPPLRRHGERVQAAVAARPYPDLVDQIRRPPRWSPLALPPLHELVNLLEYFVHHEDLRRGRSDWQPRQLPAGEQAALFKRVPTMARLALRRFPAALLIQAPEHGEATAGAGGEQLRMVGSPGELIMFLFGRQRVARVQLVGPPALTERLRSAKLGI; encoded by the coding sequence ATGCCCCGCTACGCGGACACGGAGCGACAGTCGCTGGCCGATCTCCTCCTGACGGTCGGGCCGGACGCGCCGACGATCATCCCGGAGTGGGCCGCCCGGGACCTCGCCGCCCACCTGGTGACCCGGGAGCGCCGCCCGGACGCGGCCGCCGGCCTGCTGCTCCCGCCGCTTCGCCGGCACGGCGAACGGGTCCAGGCGGCGGTGGCGGCCAGGCCGTACCCGGACCTGGTCGACCAGATCCGGCGGCCGCCCCGGTGGAGTCCACTGGCGCTGCCGCCGCTCCACGAGCTGGTCAACCTGCTCGAATACTTCGTCCACCACGAGGACCTCCGGCGGGGCCGGTCCGACTGGCAGCCCCGGCAGCTTCCGGCCGGAGAGCAGGCGGCGCTGTTCAAGCGCGTCCCGACGATGGCCCGGCTCGCGCTGCGCCGGTTCCCGGCCGCCCTGCTGATCCAGGCGCCCGAGCACGGCGAGGCCACCGCCGGAGCCGGCGGCGAGCAGCTCCGGATGGTCGGCTCGCCCGGCGAACTGATCATGTTCCTCTTTGGGCGGCAACGCGTCGCCCGGGTGCAACTGGTCGGCCCGCCCGCGCTCACCGAGCGGTTGCGGTCCGCGAAACTCGGGATCTGA
- a CDS encoding TetR family transcriptional regulator codes for MARRSGRRPGNPDTREGILRAAREAFSERGFDHTSIRAIATSAGVDPALVHHYFGTKDQLFLATIDIPFDPQEVLPQIAAGGLDGIGERLVRTFLGVWDSPAGTAAAALFRSAMHNQWTARLLREFLETQVLRRATGMLEIDPAEAPLRSSLVATQMSGLVIVRYILRLEPLASAPPDVVVAAVGPTLQRYLAGDVSGLTGAPAAPGTPGG; via the coding sequence ATGGCACGACGGAGCGGACGGCGACCGGGCAACCCCGACACCCGGGAGGGGATCCTGAGAGCCGCTCGGGAGGCGTTCTCCGAGCGCGGCTTCGACCACACCTCGATCCGGGCCATCGCGACCAGCGCCGGAGTCGACCCGGCACTGGTCCACCACTACTTCGGCACCAAGGACCAGCTCTTCCTGGCCACCATCGACATCCCGTTCGATCCGCAGGAGGTGCTGCCGCAGATCGCCGCCGGTGGGCTGGACGGGATCGGCGAACGGCTGGTCCGGACCTTCCTGGGGGTCTGGGACTCCCCCGCCGGCACGGCCGCGGCGGCGCTGTTCCGCTCGGCGATGCACAACCAGTGGACCGCCCGACTGCTCCGGGAGTTCCTGGAGACCCAGGTGCTCCGTCGGGCGACCGGGATGCTGGAGATCGACCCGGCCGAGGCACCGCTGCGCTCCTCGCTCGTCGCCACCCAGATGTCCGGCCTGGTCATCGTCCGCTACATCCTGCGGCTGGAGCCGCTCGCCTCGGCGCCGCCGGACGTGGTGGTCGCGGCGGTCGGCCCGACCTTGCAGCGGTATCTGGCCGGGGACGTCTCCGGGCTCACCGGAGCACCGGCCGCGCCCGGCACGCCGGGCGGATAA
- the hisI gene encoding phosphoribosyl-AMP cyclohydrolase produces the protein MPVPDLSAPAAAPGPAPSGPARPSALAPAIAARLRRTPDGLFTAVVRAHDSGDVLMVAWMDDEALHRTLTTGRATYWSRSRREYWVKGETSGHHQYVRSVALDCDGDAVLVSVEQVGAACHTGNWTCFSDELPVSGTTSAEPTA, from the coding sequence ATGCCCGTACCCGATCTCTCCGCCCCGGCGGCCGCGCCCGGGCCGGCGCCGAGCGGTCCCGCCCGGCCCTCGGCCCTCGCCCCGGCGATCGCCGCCCGGCTGCGCCGCACCCCCGACGGACTCTTCACCGCCGTGGTCCGGGCGCACGACAGCGGCGACGTGCTGATGGTCGCCTGGATGGACGACGAGGCGCTGCACCGCACCCTGACCACCGGCCGGGCCACCTACTGGTCGCGCAGCCGCCGGGAATACTGGGTCAAGGGCGAGACCTCCGGCCACCACCAGTACGTCCGGTCGGTGGCGCTGGACTGCGACGGCGACGCCGTACTGGTGAGCGTCGAGCAGGTCGGCGCGGCCTGCCACACCGGAAACTGGACCTGCTTCTCCGACGAACTGCCGGTCAGCGGTACGACCTCCGCCGAGCCGACGGCATGA
- a CDS encoding aldo/keto reductase, translated as MRKRRIGAIGPEVSAIGLGCMGMSMAYGTRDDEESTRTLHRALDLGVNHLDTADMYGRGHNEQLLAPVLRKRRDEVFLATKFGNRFADQGDTTAAPGAYVDSSGGWARQACDASLSRLGVDTIDLYYLHRRNPETPIEETVGAMAELVVDGKVRFVGLSEVSPATLRAAHAVHPVAAVQMEYSLFSRDVEEEMLATCRDLGVALVAYSPVGRGLLTGTISGRDQLDADDFRNRAPRFARENLDTNLELVARVEAVAAEIGCTPAQAALAWLLAQGEDVLPIPGTKRVRYLEENAAAVDLGLTGDQVARLSAAVPVGAAAGERYPEQSMRFIGK; from the coding sequence ATGCGGAAGCGCAGGATCGGTGCGATCGGACCGGAGGTCTCGGCGATCGGGCTCGGCTGTATGGGGATGAGCATGGCGTACGGGACCCGGGACGACGAGGAGTCGACCAGGACCCTGCACCGCGCCCTGGACCTGGGCGTCAACCACCTGGACACCGCCGACATGTACGGGCGGGGGCACAACGAGCAGCTGCTCGCCCCGGTGCTGCGCAAACGCCGCGACGAGGTGTTCCTGGCGACCAAGTTCGGCAACCGGTTCGCCGACCAGGGCGACACCACCGCCGCGCCGGGGGCGTACGTCGACAGCTCCGGCGGGTGGGCCAGGCAGGCCTGCGACGCCTCGCTGAGCCGGCTCGGGGTCGACACCATCGACCTCTACTACCTGCACCGGCGCAACCCCGAGACGCCGATCGAGGAGACCGTCGGGGCGATGGCGGAACTGGTGGTGGACGGCAAGGTCCGGTTCGTCGGGCTCTCCGAGGTGAGCCCGGCGACGCTGCGGGCCGCGCACGCCGTACATCCGGTGGCGGCGGTGCAGATGGAGTACTCGCTGTTCAGCCGGGACGTCGAAGAGGAGATGCTGGCCACCTGCCGGGATCTCGGGGTGGCGCTGGTGGCGTACTCGCCGGTCGGGCGGGGGCTGCTGACCGGGACGATCAGCGGCCGGGACCAGCTCGACGCCGACGACTTCCGCAACCGGGCGCCCCGGTTCGCGCGGGAGAACCTGGACACCAACCTGGAGCTGGTGGCCCGGGTGGAGGCGGTGGCCGCCGAGATCGGCTGCACCCCGGCCCAGGCGGCGCTGGCCTGGCTGCTCGCCCAGGGCGAGGACGTGCTGCCGATCCCCGGCACCAAGCGGGTGCGCTATCTGGAGGAGAACGCCGCCGCCGTGGACCTGGGGCTCACCGGCGACCAGGTGGCCCGGCTCTCCGCCGCGGTACCGGTCGGCGCGGCGGCCGGGGAACGCTATCCGGAGCAGTCAATGCGATTTATCGGTAAGTAA
- a CDS encoding DUF2470 domain-containing protein — protein sequence MQPSPAEVARTLAAGRLPGTAQVAYRPGPHQVRHAVDPSGRVLLLVSVVSDLAAALRPTDGSRSTALVLDVRDLPPAAGAPPLGRVWISGWPEPLAGIEARQAALDFAEVVPTGDLLDIGRGCTLYRFEPAEIRLERAGTVRDVEPAEYAAAEPDPLHPLERDLLADLANHHGPEIAAFLRRQLGDLVPPAGVAEPPPRVLRLDRYGMVVALGGRGTRCRARLAFPRPLAGQADLAELLHPVLCRRGSPRSGRSPARPTRAARSTDRPDQDRPDR from the coding sequence ATGCAGCCCAGCCCCGCGGAGGTGGCCCGTACCCTCGCCGCCGGTCGGCTCCCCGGCACCGCCCAGGTGGCGTACCGGCCCGGACCGCACCAGGTCCGGCACGCCGTCGACCCGTCCGGCCGGGTACTGCTGCTCGTCTCCGTGGTCAGCGACCTGGCCGCGGCGCTGCGGCCGACCGACGGCAGCCGGAGTACGGCGCTGGTGCTCGACGTCCGTGACCTGCCGCCGGCCGCCGGGGCGCCGCCGCTCGGTCGGGTGTGGATCTCCGGCTGGCCGGAGCCGCTGGCCGGGATCGAGGCACGGCAGGCGGCCCTCGACTTCGCCGAGGTCGTACCGACCGGGGACCTGCTGGACATCGGGCGCGGTTGCACGCTCTACCGCTTCGAACCGGCGGAGATCCGGTTGGAACGGGCCGGCACGGTGCGCGACGTCGAGCCGGCCGAGTACGCCGCCGCCGAACCGGACCCGCTGCACCCGCTGGAACGGGACCTGCTGGCCGACCTCGCGAACCACCACGGGCCGGAGATCGCCGCCTTCCTCCGGCGCCAGCTAGGCGACCTCGTACCCCCGGCCGGCGTGGCCGAGCCGCCGCCCCGGGTGCTCCGGCTGGACCGGTACGGCATGGTGGTGGCGCTCGGCGGGCGCGGCACCCGCTGCCGGGCCCGGCTCGCCTTCCCGCGCCCGCTCGCCGGCCAGGCGGACCTGGCCGAGCTGCTGCACCCGGTACTGTGCCGGCGCGGCAGCCCCAGGAGTGGCCGGTCGCCAGCTCGCCCGACCAGGGCCGCCCGGAGCACTGACCGACCCGATCAGGACCGCCCGGACCGCTGA
- a CDS encoding ABC transporter ATP-binding protein, with translation MVPPTEPAPDAVAEPAAEPAAEPVAAPAGSAPGPAGDQPVSGPVPVLHDVSFTVPPGRTVALVGPTGSGKSTIVSLAVRLVDPDAGTVHLDGTDLRALTAASLADNTALVAQVPFVFDDTIRENVSLGRDGITDDDVWAALRLAEADGFVAALPEALDTLVGERGAVLSGGQRQRLTLARALAGRPRLLVLDDATSAVDPRVEARILAALRGGRSTPTDPDRDLHPGPGPGADADSPPGPGASILVVAYRRATIALADEVVYVEHGRVVGRGTHATLLRTTPGYAALVTAYERAEAERERTYADPATRRGEEVDA, from the coding sequence GTGGTGCCACCGACCGAACCGGCCCCTGACGCGGTCGCCGAGCCAGCCGCCGAGCCAGCCGCCGAGCCAGTCGCCGCGCCGGCCGGCTCCGCCCCCGGACCGGCCGGCGACCAGCCGGTGTCCGGGCCGGTGCCGGTGCTGCACGACGTCTCGTTCACCGTCCCGCCCGGCCGCACGGTGGCGCTGGTCGGGCCGACCGGCTCCGGCAAGTCGACGATCGTCTCCCTCGCGGTCCGGCTGGTCGACCCGGACGCCGGCACGGTGCACCTGGACGGGACCGACCTGCGCGCGCTGACCGCCGCCTCGCTCGCCGACAACACCGCGCTGGTCGCCCAGGTGCCGTTCGTCTTCGACGACACCATCCGGGAGAACGTCTCGCTGGGCCGGGACGGCATCACCGACGACGACGTCTGGGCGGCGCTGCGGCTGGCCGAGGCGGACGGCTTCGTGGCAGCGCTGCCGGAGGCGCTGGACACCCTGGTCGGCGAGCGCGGGGCGGTGCTCTCCGGCGGCCAGCGGCAGCGGCTCACCCTGGCCCGGGCACTGGCCGGCCGACCCCGGCTGCTGGTGCTCGACGACGCCACCAGCGCGGTCGACCCGAGGGTGGAGGCGCGGATCCTGGCGGCGCTGCGCGGCGGGCGGTCGACACCGACCGACCCCGATCGCGATCTCCATCCCGGCCCCGGGCCCGGCGCCGACGCCGACAGCCCGCCCGGACCGGGGGCGTCGATCCTGGTGGTGGCGTACCGGCGGGCGACGATCGCGCTCGCCGACGAGGTGGTCTACGTCGAGCACGGCCGGGTCGTCGGGCGGGGTACGCACGCCACGCTGCTGCGTACCACGCCCGGCTATGCCGCGCTGGTCACCGCGTACGAGCGGGCCGAGGCGGAACGGGAACGGACGTACGCCGACCCGGCGACCCGGCGAGGCGAAGAGGTGGACGCGTGA
- a CDS encoding ABC transporter permease, translating into MNPRILAVTTGRILRQLRHDRRTVAMLLVVPVVLLTLLYYMFGDQPTPPGQPDTFDRLALVMLGIFPFVIMFLVTSIAMLRERTSGTLERLLTTPLGKLDLLFGYGLAFGLAAAAQASLTTGTAYWFFDLSTAGDAGLVVLIAVINAVLGVALGLFCSAFARTEFQAVQFMPVVVIPQLLLCGLFVARDQMAGWLQAISDVLPLSYAVEALQEVGTHAEPTGTMWRDVAVVSGAVVVALVLAAATLRRRTG; encoded by the coding sequence ATGAACCCGCGCATCCTGGCCGTCACCACCGGCCGCATCCTTCGGCAACTGCGGCACGACCGGCGTACCGTGGCGATGCTGCTGGTGGTGCCGGTGGTGCTGCTCACGCTGCTCTACTACATGTTCGGCGACCAGCCCACCCCGCCGGGTCAGCCGGACACCTTCGACCGGCTCGCGCTGGTCATGCTCGGCATCTTCCCGTTCGTGATCATGTTCTTGGTCACCAGCATCGCCATGCTCCGCGAGCGCACCTCCGGCACGCTGGAACGGCTGCTCACCACCCCGCTGGGCAAGCTCGACCTGCTCTTCGGCTACGGTCTCGCGTTCGGGCTGGCCGCCGCCGCCCAGGCCAGCCTCACGACCGGTACGGCGTACTGGTTCTTCGACCTCTCCACGGCCGGCGACGCCGGGCTGGTGGTGCTGATCGCGGTGATCAACGCCGTACTCGGGGTCGCGTTGGGACTCTTCTGCAGTGCCTTCGCCCGGACCGAGTTCCAGGCCGTACAGTTCATGCCGGTCGTGGTGATCCCACAGCTCCTGCTCTGCGGTCTGTTCGTCGCCCGCGACCAGATGGCCGGCTGGCTACAGGCGATCAGCGACGTGCTGCCGCTGTCGTACGCGGTCGAGGCGTTGCAGGAGGTCGGCACGCATGCCGAGCCGACCGGCACGATGTGGCGGGACGTGGCGGTGGTGAGCGGGGCCGTCGTCGTCGCGCTGGTGCTGGCCGCGGCCACGTTACGGCGTCGTACCGGCTGA
- a CDS encoding ABC transporter ATP-binding protein, with amino-acid sequence MASAIEVRDLVVTRGGRRVLHGISCTVPRGTVTGLLGPSGSGKTTLLRAIVGVQTVTSGRVTVLGEPAGSRSLRRRLGYLTQAPSVYPDLTVRENARYFGRLYGLGRAEADQAIAAVGLAEAAGQLVGTLSGGQRSRASLACALVGRPEMVILDEPTVGQDPVLRAELWQRFQAMAEEGATLLVSSHVMDEAARCDRLLLIREGRLIADDTLAAVRASAGTDDLEEAFLRLIRAAEPTDPDAPAPTGTGGQPLTGSGDGRTAR; translated from the coding sequence GTGGCGAGCGCGATCGAGGTCCGCGACCTCGTCGTGACCCGCGGCGGGCGGCGGGTGCTGCACGGGATCAGCTGCACCGTGCCGCGCGGCACCGTCACCGGCCTGCTCGGCCCGAGCGGCAGCGGCAAGACCACCCTGCTGCGGGCCATCGTCGGCGTGCAGACCGTGACCAGCGGCCGCGTCACCGTGCTCGGCGAGCCGGCCGGCAGCCGGAGCCTGCGGCGGCGGCTCGGCTACCTGACCCAGGCGCCGAGCGTCTATCCGGACCTGACCGTCCGGGAGAACGCCCGCTACTTCGGCCGGCTCTACGGGCTCGGCCGGGCCGAGGCGGACCAGGCGATCGCCGCCGTCGGGCTGGCGGAAGCCGCCGGCCAGCTCGTCGGCACCCTCTCCGGCGGGCAGCGCAGCCGGGCCTCGCTCGCCTGTGCCCTGGTCGGCCGCCCCGAGATGGTCATCCTCGACGAGCCGACGGTGGGCCAGGACCCGGTGCTCCGGGCCGAGCTGTGGCAGCGGTTCCAGGCGATGGCCGAGGAGGGCGCCACGCTGCTGGTCTCCAGTCACGTGATGGACGAGGCGGCCCGGTGCGACCGGCTGCTGCTGATCCGCGAGGGCCGGCTGATCGCCGACGACACCCTGGCGGCGGTACGCGCGAGCGCCGGCACCGACGACCTGGAGGAGGCGTTCCTCCGGCTGATCCGGGCGGCCGAACCGACCGACCCGGACGCGCCCGCACCCACCGGGACCGGCGGGCAACCGCTGACCGGCAGCGGCGACGGGAGGACGGCCCGATGA
- a CDS encoding ABC transporter ATP-binding protein: MSTTTAPVPERAESAWGTFRRGLALSPELRTGLAGTLGLALVSMIGRAAVPVAIQQGIDRGLRAPGGPDLGVVGVVVAATAAVLVVTTLCGYLMMRRLFTVSETALAGVRVRAFRHVHDLSTLHQQAERRGSLVSRVTSDVDQITQFLQWGGVILLVNIGQVVVTTVVMAVYSWQLTLVVYAAFVPAVLVIRIFQRRLAAAYGVVRQRMGTLLAAISESVVGAPVIRAYGVADRTATRLDRAIDAQRRAQQRAIRTSVVSFSTGEIAAGLALAGVVVLGVALGVDGSLGIGELTAFLFLVTLFTQPVQIATEVLNEAQNAVAGWRRVLDVLDVVPDVADPGGQGVDLPAGPIDIRFTGVHYRYPGGPPVLLDVNVDVPAKTRVAVVGETGSGKTTFAKLLTRLMDPSEGAVLLSGVPLDRVRFASLRSRVVMVPQDGFLFDATVVENIRFGRPELTDEEIAAACTELGLGDWVDGLPLGLATPVGERGEALSVGERQLVALARAYVADPDLLVLDEATSAVDPATEVRLQRTLDAVTRGRTTVAIAHRLSTAQAADEVIVVDRGRIVQRGPHEELVGDPESVYGLLYASWLEQTR, encoded by the coding sequence GTGAGTACTACCACGGCACCGGTGCCGGAGCGGGCGGAGAGCGCCTGGGGCACCTTCCGGCGCGGCCTCGCGCTCTCCCCGGAACTGCGTACCGGACTCGCCGGCACCCTCGGGCTGGCCCTGGTCTCGATGATCGGCCGGGCCGCCGTGCCGGTGGCGATCCAGCAGGGCATCGACCGGGGGCTGCGCGCGCCGGGCGGCCCCGACCTCGGGGTGGTCGGCGTGGTGGTGGCGGCCACCGCGGCGGTGCTGGTGGTGACCACCCTCTGCGGGTACCTGATGATGCGCCGGCTCTTCACGGTCAGCGAGACCGCCCTGGCCGGGGTACGGGTCCGCGCCTTCCGGCACGTGCACGACCTGTCGACGCTGCACCAGCAGGCGGAGCGGCGTGGCTCGCTGGTCTCCCGGGTCACCAGCGACGTGGACCAGATCACCCAGTTCCTCCAGTGGGGCGGCGTGATCCTGCTTGTCAACATCGGTCAGGTGGTGGTGACCACCGTGGTGATGGCGGTCTACTCCTGGCAGCTGACCCTGGTGGTCTACGCCGCGTTCGTACCGGCCGTGCTGGTGATCCGGATCTTCCAGCGGCGGCTCGCCGCCGCGTACGGGGTGGTCCGGCAGCGGATGGGCACCCTGCTGGCGGCGATCTCCGAGAGCGTGGTGGGCGCCCCGGTGATCCGGGCGTACGGGGTCGCCGACCGGACCGCCACCCGGCTGGACCGGGCCATCGACGCGCAGCGCCGGGCCCAGCAGCGGGCGATCCGGACCAGCGTGGTCAGCTTCTCGACCGGCGAGATCGCCGCCGGGCTGGCCCTGGCCGGGGTGGTGGTGCTCGGCGTCGCGCTGGGCGTCGACGGGTCGCTCGGCATCGGCGAACTCACCGCCTTCCTCTTCCTGGTCACCCTCTTCACCCAGCCGGTGCAGATCGCCACCGAGGTGCTCAACGAGGCGCAGAACGCGGTGGCCGGCTGGCGTCGGGTGCTGGACGTACTCGACGTGGTCCCGGACGTGGCGGACCCGGGTGGGCAGGGCGTCGACCTGCCGGCCGGGCCGATCGACATCCGGTTCACCGGGGTGCACTACCGCTATCCGGGCGGCCCGCCGGTGCTGCTGGACGTGAACGTGGACGTCCCGGCCAAGACCCGGGTCGCGGTGGTCGGCGAGACCGGCAGCGGCAAGACCACCTTCGCGAAGCTGCTGACCCGGTTGATGGACCCGTCCGAGGGGGCGGTGCTGCTCTCCGGGGTGCCACTGGACCGGGTCCGGTTCGCCTCGCTGCGCTCCCGGGTGGTGATGGTGCCGCAGGACGGCTTCCTGTTCGACGCGACGGTGGTGGAGAACATCCGGTTCGGCCGGCCGGAGCTGACCGACGAGGAGATCGCGGCGGCCTGCACCGAGCTGGGGCTCGGCGACTGGGTGGACGGGCTGCCGCTCGGCCTGGCGACCCCGGTGGGCGAGCGCGGCGAGGCGCTCAGCGTGGGTGAGCGGCAGTTGGTCGCGTTGGCCCGGGCGTACGTCGCCGACCCGGACCTGCTGGTGCTGGACGAGGCGACCAGCGCGGTCGACCCGGCCACCGAGGTACGCCTGCAACGCACCCTCGACGCGGTGACCCGGGGCCGGACCACGGTGGCGATCGCGCACCGGCTCTCCACGGCACAGGCCGCCGACGAGGTGATCGTGGTGGATCGGGGCCGGATCGTGCAGCGCGGACCGCACGAGGAGCTGGTCGGCGATCCGGAGTCGGTTTATGGCCTGCTCTATGCCTCCTGGTTGGAGCAGACCCGGTAG
- a CDS encoding anthranilate synthase component I has protein sequence MTTGAVSPDDATFRELARTRRVVPVVRRLLADGETPVGVYRKLAGGPGTFLLESAEQGAGAAGIAWSRYSFVGVRSAATLVERDGRAHWLGTPPAGLPTGGDPMAALRATVAALTGPAAVGPVGAERGPLPPLLGGMVGYLGYDVVRRFERLPSLTEDDLKLPELGMMLATDLVVLDHFDGSAILVANALLPAPEPIGPGAGDRAAQVTAAYHQAVGRLDAMTSALSRPIPPMIATVDRPAPGEVLSRTVEGEYPKAVEVAKEAIRAGECFQIVLAQRFERETRADPLDVYRVLRATNPSPYMYLLRFDDFDIVGSSPEAHLKVTAGADGQRRAMLHPIAGTRPRGSSPADDGRLATELITDPKERAEHVMLVDLGRNDLGRVCRPGTVEVPEFATIERYSHVMHIVSTVVGTLREDRTAFDALAATFPAGTLSGAPKVRAMEIIEELEPTRRGLYGGTVGYFGFGGDLDMAIAIRTALIRGGRAYVQAGAGIVADSDPAAEDRETRSKAAAVLAAIAAAETLRPAR, from the coding sequence ATGACCACCGGAGCGGTGAGCCCGGACGATGCGACCTTCCGCGAGCTGGCCCGGACCCGGCGGGTGGTGCCGGTGGTCCGGCGACTCCTCGCCGACGGGGAGACCCCGGTCGGGGTCTACCGCAAGCTGGCCGGCGGGCCGGGGACCTTCCTGCTGGAGTCGGCGGAACAGGGGGCCGGAGCGGCCGGGATCGCCTGGTCGCGGTACTCCTTCGTCGGGGTACGCAGCGCAGCCACCCTGGTCGAGCGGGACGGCCGGGCGCACTGGCTCGGTACGCCCCCGGCCGGGCTGCCGACCGGCGGTGACCCGATGGCGGCGTTGCGGGCCACCGTGGCGGCGCTGACCGGTCCGGCCGCCGTCGGTCCGGTCGGCGCCGAGCGTGGCCCCCTGCCACCGCTGCTTGGCGGCATGGTCGGCTATCTCGGCTACGACGTGGTACGCCGCTTCGAGCGGCTGCCGTCGCTGACCGAGGACGACCTGAAGCTGCCCGAACTGGGCATGATGCTCGCCACCGACCTGGTCGTGCTGGACCACTTCGACGGCTCCGCGATCCTGGTGGCCAACGCCCTGCTGCCGGCACCGGAGCCGATCGGTCCGGGCGCCGGGGACCGGGCGGCGCAGGTGACGGCGGCATACCACCAGGCGGTCGGCCGGCTGGACGCAATGACGAGCGCGCTGTCCCGACCGATCCCGCCGATGATCGCCACGGTCGACCGGCCCGCGCCGGGCGAGGTGCTCAGCCGGACCGTCGAGGGGGAGTACCCGAAGGCGGTCGAGGTGGCCAAGGAGGCGATCCGGGCCGGCGAGTGTTTCCAGATCGTGCTGGCCCAGCGCTTCGAGCGGGAGACCCGGGCCGACCCGCTGGACGTCTACCGGGTGCTCCGGGCCACGAACCCGAGCCCGTACATGTACCTGCTCCGGTTCGACGACTTCGACATCGTCGGGTCGTCCCCGGAGGCGCACCTGAAGGTCACCGCCGGGGCCGACGGGCAGCGGCGGGCGATGCTGCACCCGATCGCCGGCACCCGGCCCCGGGGGAGCAGCCCGGCCGACGACGGCCGGCTGGCAACCGAGCTGATCACCGACCCCAAGGAGCGGGCCGAGCACGTCATGCTCGTCGACCTGGGCCGCAACGACCTCGGCCGGGTCTGTCGACCGGGTACGGTCGAGGTGCCGGAGTTCGCCACCATCGAGCGGTACAGCCACGTGATGCACATCGTCTCGACCGTGGTGGGGACGCTGCGGGAGGACCGGACCGCCTTCGACGCGCTGGCCGCGACCTTCCCGGCCGGCACCCTCTCCGGCGCACCGAAGGTACGCGCGATGGAGATCATCGAGGAGCTGGAGCCGACCCGACGCGGCCTGTACGGCGGCACGGTCGGCTATTTCGGCTTCGGCGGCGACCTGGACATGGCGATCGCGATCCGGACCGCGCTGATCCGGGGCGGCCGGGCGTACGTGCAGGCCGGTGCCGGGATCGTCGCCGACTCCGATCCGGCCGCCGAGGACCGGGAGACCCGGAGCAAGGCGGCTGCCGTACTCGCCGCGATCGCGGCTGCCGAGACACTGCGGCCGGCCCGGTGA
- a CDS encoding terpene synthase: protein MRAFALEWLTRPPFPERVSAHVARVAPQSVRWAADLGLVGSAAAARRLGRANAAELAGRACPDAGPEQLRLLADLFTWLFSFDDRCDDDGLGGDPARLAPVVGQLLGVLDRCGGPAPPGSVTVADPAAAGLHDLCARVRTHGPPRLLLRFAAQMREYLLALLWEAANRERARVPALAEYLQMRRHTAGVRPSFTLTDLAYGGLAEATCRADLDASHLDDLAVDLVCWCNDVFSYAKERRQGRDGHNLIVVLARAAGREEQAGLHDAARRFNTGLRAYLELESALLAGGDPDTLRFVTARRAWIRGSYDWSLGAGRYR, encoded by the coding sequence ATGCGTGCCTTCGCCCTCGAGTGGCTGACCCGGCCGCCGTTCCCGGAACGGGTCAGCGCACACGTCGCGCGGGTGGCACCACAGTCCGTCCGCTGGGCCGCCGACCTCGGCCTGGTCGGCAGCGCCGCCGCGGCCCGCCGGCTGGGCCGGGCCAACGCGGCCGAGCTGGCCGGCCGGGCCTGCCCGGACGCCGGACCGGAACAGCTCCGGCTGCTCGCCGACCTGTTCACCTGGCTGTTCAGCTTCGACGACCGCTGCGACGACGACGGCCTCGGCGGCGACCCGGCCCGGCTCGCCCCGGTCGTCGGGCAACTGCTCGGCGTACTCGACAGGTGCGGCGGGCCGGCTCCGCCGGGCTCGGTCACCGTCGCCGACCCCGCCGCCGCCGGCCTGCACGACCTCTGCGCACGGGTACGCACACACGGCCCGCCCCGGCTGCTGCTCCGGTTCGCCGCCCAGATGCGGGAGTACCTGCTGGCCCTGCTCTGGGAGGCGGCGAACCGGGAGCGGGCCCGGGTGCCGGCGCTGGCCGAGTACCTCCAGATGCGCCGGCACACCGCCGGGGTACGCCCCAGCTTCACCCTGACCGACCTGGCGTACGGAGGACTGGCCGAGGCCACCTGCAGGGCCGACCTGGACGCCTCGCACCTGGACGACCTCGCCGTCGACCTGGTCTGCTGGTGCAACGACGTCTTCTCGTACGCCAAGGAGCGGCGGCAGGGGCGGGACGGGCACAACCTGATCGTCGTACTGGCCAGGGCCGCGGGGCGGGAGGAGCAGGCCGGACTACACGACGCGGCCCGCCGGTTCAACACCGGGCTGCGGGCGTACCTGGAACTGGAGTCCGCGCTGCTGGCCGGCGGCGACCCGGACACGCTGCGGTTCGTCACCGCCCGTCGGGCCTGGATCCGGGGCAGCTACGACTGGTCGCTCGGGGCCGGCCGCTACCGCTGA